In a single window of the Coffea eugenioides isolate CCC68of chromosome 3, Ceug_1.0, whole genome shotgun sequence genome:
- the LOC113765744 gene encoding probable N-acetylglucosaminyl-phosphatidylinositol de-N-acetylase isoform X1, which yields MVWLVIVGLLVLLWAVSLGKIHLGSSLNSKTTFLNDNASAGLPSRKNVLLVIAHPDDETMFFSPTINYLTSRGHNVYILCLSTGNADGIGGIRKEELYLASVVLKVPSQRVKVVDHPDLQDGFHKVWNCNLLEIIIKEEVDSKAIDVIITFDNYGVSGHCNHCDVHQGVRKLLQNSSQQVEAWELVSNNILRKYSGPVDIWLSILLARKCLNRELQSLLNENPFQSYAAMAQHRSQWIWFRKLFVSFSSYTYVNTLKMMNR from the exons ATGGTGTGGCTGGTGATTGTTGGCTTGTTGGTATTACTCTGGGCGGTTTCTTTGGGCAAAATACACTTGGGTTCATCTTTAAATTCCAAGACCACCTTCCTGAATGATAATGCAA GTGCTGGGTTGCCTTCAAGGAAAAATGTCTTGTTGGTTATTGCACACCCTGATGATGAGACAAT GTTCTTTTCACCAACAATCAATTACCTGACTTCAAGGGGGCATAATGTTTATATACTGTGCTTGTCAACTG GTAATGCAGATGGTATTGGGGGCATCAGGAAAGAAGAGCTGTACCTAGCATCTGTTGTCTTGAAG GTGCCGTCCCAGCGAGTGAAGGTTGTGGACCACCCAGATTTGCAG GATGGTTTTCACAAGGTCTGGAACTGTAATttattggaaattattattAAGGAGGAAGTTGATTCTAAAGCCATTGATGTG ATAATAACTTTTGACAATTATGGTGTTTCTGGTCATTGTAATCACTGTGATGTACATCAGGGAGTGCG AAAGCTCTTGCAAAATTCTTCCCAACAAGTTGAAGCCTGGGAACTT GTCAGTAACAACATATTGCGCAAATACAGTGGACCAGTTGATATTTGGTTGTCCATTTTATTAGCCAGGAAATGTCTAAACAGAGAACTGCAGTCTTTGCTGAACGAAAATCCCTTTCAAAGCTATGCTGCAATGGCTCAACATAGGAGCCAATGGATATG GTTCCGGAAGCTTTTTGTGTCATTTTCAAGCTACACTTACGTAAACACTCTTAAGATGATGAACCGTTAG
- the LOC113765920 gene encoding cation/H(+) antiporter 15-like yields the protein MTNATITVDFDKLYQDVQCYSDTIYRFNGVWDGPNPLLPVVPLFLVQLTVAVLATRLLIIAFRPFNQPPFVAEILTGIILGPSVLGKLSFFSNFLFPPYYLPVLEPMAHYSLVYYALLTGLQMDIRAMYRTGTQAKHIAVAGIFIPMIIGSSSYFTIEDHVTAESPTKLGAFFWGSALTVTGFSVLSKVLDRQKILHTEIGKIAVASALLSDLASWFFLALGLAITGDKTTNLIWIVLSTCAVVLLCGFYVRPALSWIVKNTPEGQGYSEFYLCSVITGVGLLGVITDACGTHPLIGALVFGLIIPDEVLESVLVDRLKDVVNGIFMPVFFVACGLRADLNKVEASWIKVALIIILASSAKIVSALTISFLHDLPTKEAVAVGVLTNTKSTLALAILEIGLTQKALTQESFSVMVVAILVMTMVVTPATMLYRPTKNMTPYKRRTIQKAKSDEELRILACIYDVRNVPSIINLLEVSNSTQKSPITVFALHLVELIGRASAMLVVHSAGGSGPRNPSYLEERTEQILAAFENYKLQSEGVDTQVMTASSAYATMDEDICSIAKDKRAAFIMLPFHKQQTLDGDMEDINPTARNVNESVMENAPCSVGILIDRGLTDSQNRARSIAMLFFGGSDDREALAYAWRMAEHPETSLTVVRFISGQDTEEEEWDPLAFEDRDQVTIEIDSKSHGLLDDEFLNKFKIATVNDSSISFSELMLNDEEETVNAIKDMDGDNHDLYIVGKGRGVTSPLTVGLADWCDCPELGPIGDLLVTSEFKSVFSVLVVQQYHKPSVPRDGSVRSAGTISQRKDMEFRPSLSETETFEPYASFRKTNFLTMN from the exons ATGACTAACGCCACGATAACTGTGGATTTTGATAAACTATATCAAGATGTTCAATGCTATTCTGATACAATATACAGGTTCAATGGCGTTTGGGATGGCCCTAATCCCTTGCTTCCAGTTGTTCCTCTCTTCCTTGTTCAATTAACAGTTGCTGTCCTGGCCACCCGCCTTCTCATTATTGCCTTTAGACCCTTTAACCAACCTCCCTTTGTAGCTGAAATCCTC ACTGGTATCATCTTGGGACCTTCTGTACTTGGGAAACTTTCATTCTTCTCAAATTTCTTATTTCCACCTTACTACCTTCCAGTGTTAGAGCCAATGGCGCATTACTCCTTGGTCTATTATGCATTACTGACGGGATTACAGATGGACATACGAGCAATGTACCGAACAGGAACCCAGGCTAAGCATATTGCCGTGGCTGGAATATTTATTCCAATGATCATTGGTTCCTCCTCATACTTCACTATAGAGGATCACGTAACGGCTGAATCACCAACAAAATTAGGTGCTTTTTTCTGGGGTTCTGCTCTAACAGTGACAGGATTTTCAGTGCTGTCTAAAGTTCTTGATAGGCAGAAAATCCTTCACACAGAGATTGGAAAAATAGCTGTCGCTTCAGCTTTACTCAGTGACCTGGCCTCATGGTTTTTTCTTGCGCTAGGACTTGCAATAACGGGGGATAAAACAACAAATTTGATCTGGATTGTGTTATCTACGTGCGCTGTCGTGTTGTTGTGTGGTTTCTATGTTCGTCCTGCTCTGAGTTGGATCGTTAAGAATACTCCAGAAGGCCAAGGGTATAGTGAATTCTACCTGTGTTCAGTAATAACAGGAGTTGGGCTCCTCGGAGTGATCACAGACGCATGTGGTACACATCCACTTATTGGTGCTTTAGTTTTTGGACTGATCATCCCTGATGAAGTTCTTGAATCTGTACTTGTTGATAGGCTTAAAGATGTTGTGAATGGAATATTTATGCCTGTTTTCTTTGTTGCCTGTGGGCTTAGAGCCGACCTGAATAAAGTTGAGGCAAGCTGGATTAAGGTGGCATTAATCATCATATTAGCCTCTTCTGCTAAAATTGTAAGCGCCCTTACGATCTCATTTTTACATGATTTACCAACCAAAGAGGCAGTGGCTGTTGGAGTACTCACTAACACTAAGAGCACCTTAGCTTTGGCAATTCTTGAGATTGGTCTCACCCAAAAG GCTCTGACTCAGGAAAGTTTCTCAGTTATGGTTGTTGCCATTCTTGTGATGACAATGGTTGTCACGCCAGCAACAATGTTGTACCGTCCCACAAAGAATATGACGCCATATAAGAGGAGAACCATACAAAAAGCAAAATCAGATGAAGAACTCCGAATACTTGCTTGTATCTATGATGTACGAAATGTCCCTTCCATCATCAATCTCCTGGAAGTGTCCAATTCCACTCAAAAATCACCAATCACTGTTTTTGCTCTTCACCTAGTTGAACTCATCGGCCGTGCCTCTGCTATGCTGGTTGTCCACAGCGCAGGTGGATCAGGCCCCAGAAATCCAAGTTATTTAGAAGAAAGAACAGAACAAATCCTCGCTGCCTTCGAAAACTACAAGCTACAAAGTGAGGGTGTAGATACTCAGGTGATGACTGCAAGTTCAGCTTATGCGACAATGGATGAAGATATTTGCAGCATTGCCAAGGACAAGAGGGCAGCATTCATAATGCTCCCCTTTCACAAGCAACAAACCTTGGATGGAGACATGGAGGACATAAATCCCACTGCTCGAAATGTCAATGAGAGTGTGATGGAAAATGCACCATGTTCTGTGGGCATTCTTATTGACCGTGGTCTCACTGATTCACAAAACCGTGCAAGGAGCATTGCCATGCTGTTTTTTGGAGGTTCCGATGATAGGGAGGCATTAGCTTATGCATGGAGAATGGCTGAACATCCAGAGACCAGCCTAACAGTGGTAAGGTTCATTTCAGGTCAAGACACGGAGGAAGAAGAATGGGATCCCCTGGCTTTTGAAGATAGAGATCAAGTGACTATAGAAATCGACTCCAAAAGCCACGGACTTCTAGACGATGAATTCTTGAACAAATTTAAGATTGCTACAGTCAATGACAGCTCCATAAGCTTCTCTGAACTCATGCTGAACGATGAAGAAGAGACTGTTAATGCAATAAAAGACATGGATGGTGACAATCACGATCTATACATAGTCGGGAAAGGGAGAGGAGTAACATCGCCTCTGACAGTAGGCCTTGCTGATTGGTGTGACTGCCCTGAGCTAGGGCCTATTGGGGATCTTTTGGTCACATCAGAATTCAAATCTGTGTTTTCAGTGCTGGTGGTGCAGCAATATCATAAGCCATCTGTTCCTAGAGATGGTTCAGTGAGGTCTGCCGGCACAATTAGTCAGAGGAAGGACATGGAATTCAGGCCATCACTCTCGGAGACCGAAACATTTGAGCCATATGCAAGCTTTAGAAAGACTAATTTCTTAACCATGAACTAG
- the LOC113765744 gene encoding probable N-acetylglucosaminyl-phosphatidylinositol de-N-acetylase isoform X2, which translates to MSCWLLHTLMMRQCNADGIGGIRKEELYLASVVLKVPSQRVKVVDHPDLQDGFHKVWNCNLLEIIIKEEVDSKAIDVIITFDNYGVSGHCNHCDVHQGVRKLLQNSSQQVEAWELVSNNILRKYSGPVDIWLSILLARKCLNRELQSLLNENPFQSYAAMAQHRSQWIWFRKLFVSFSSYTYVNTLKMMNR; encoded by the exons ATGTCTTGTTGGTTATTGCACACCCTGATGATGAGACAAT GTAATGCAGATGGTATTGGGGGCATCAGGAAAGAAGAGCTGTACCTAGCATCTGTTGTCTTGAAG GTGCCGTCCCAGCGAGTGAAGGTTGTGGACCACCCAGATTTGCAG GATGGTTTTCACAAGGTCTGGAACTGTAATttattggaaattattattAAGGAGGAAGTTGATTCTAAAGCCATTGATGTG ATAATAACTTTTGACAATTATGGTGTTTCTGGTCATTGTAATCACTGTGATGTACATCAGGGAGTGCG AAAGCTCTTGCAAAATTCTTCCCAACAAGTTGAAGCCTGGGAACTT GTCAGTAACAACATATTGCGCAAATACAGTGGACCAGTTGATATTTGGTTGTCCATTTTATTAGCCAGGAAATGTCTAAACAGAGAACTGCAGTCTTTGCTGAACGAAAATCCCTTTCAAAGCTATGCTGCAATGGCTCAACATAGGAGCCAATGGATATG GTTCCGGAAGCTTTTTGTGTCATTTTCAAGCTACACTTACGTAAACACTCTTAAGATGATGAACCGTTAG
- the LOC113765921 gene encoding putative vesicle-associated membrane protein 726 — MGQQTLIYSFVARGTVILAEYTEFTGNFTTIASQCLQKLPASNNKFTYNCDGHTFNYHVENGFTYCVVAAEAAGRQLPIAFLERIKEDFHKRYGGGKASTASAKSLNKEFGPKLKEHMKYCVDHPEEINKLAKIKAQVSEVKGVMMENIEKVLDRGEKIELLVDKTENLRSQAQDFRQQGTKMKRKMWVQNMKMKLIVAGIILAILLIIILSVCPGFKCF, encoded by the exons ATGGGACAACAAACATTGATCTACAGCTTTGTGGCACGAGGCACTGTAATATTAGCAGAATACACAGAGTTTACAGGCAATTTCACCACCATTGCCTCTCAATGCCTACAAAAGCTGCCCGCTTCCAACAACAAATTCACTTACAATTGTGATGGACATACATTCAATTACCACGTTGAGAATGGATTCA CCTATTGCGTTGTTGCTGCTGAAGCTGCAGGCAGACAACTTCCCATCGCCTTCTTAGAGCGGATCAAGGAAGACTTTCACAAGAGATACGGTGGAGGAAAAGCATCAACTGCCAGTGCTAAGAGCTTAAACAAAGAGTTTGG GCCAAAACTGAAAGAGCACATGAAGTATTGTGTTGATCATCCAGAAGAGATCAATAAGCTTGCAAAAATTAAAGCTCAAGTTTCTGAAGTGAAAGGAGTGATGATGGAAAACATTGAAAAG GTTCTTGATCGTGGAGAAAAGATCGAGTTATTAGTCGATAAAACCGAAAACCTTCGATCGCAG GCTCAAGATTTTAGGCAACAAGGTACtaagatgaaaagaaaaatgtgggTGCAGAATATGAAGATGAAGTTGATTGTGGCTGGTATTATACTAGCAATTCTTCTAATCATCATACTGTCTGTATGTCCTGGTTTCAAATGTTTTTGA